One window of the Anolis sagrei isolate rAnoSag1 chromosome 5, rAnoSag1.mat, whole genome shotgun sequence genome contains the following:
- the FGFR1OP2 gene encoding FGFR1 oncogene partner 2: MSCTIEKALADAKALVERLREHDNAAEALIEQTTALNKRVEAMKQYQEEIQELNEIARHRPRSSLVLGIQQENRQIRELQQENKELRTSLEEHQSALELIMSKYREQMFRLLMASKKDDPGIITKLKEQHSKELQVHVDQITEMAAVMRKAIDIDEQLGCKEQERIFQLEQENKGLREILQITRESFLNLKEDASESTSLSVLVTNSDLSLRKS, encoded by the exons ATGAGTTGCACAATTGAAAAGGCACTTGCAGATGCAAAAGCTCTGGTGGAAAGATTGAGAGAACACGACAATGCAGCAGAAGCTTTGATTGAACAAACCACAGCTCTCAATAAACGAGTAGAAGCAATGAAGCAG TACCAGGAAGAAATTCAAGAACTTAATGAAATAGCAAGACATAGACCCCGCTCTTCTTTGGTATTAGGTATCCAGCAAGAAAACAGACAGATAAGGGAACTTCAACAAGAAAATAAAG AATTACGGACTTCTTTAGAAGAGCACCAGTCTGCTTTGGAGCTAATAATGAGCAAATACAGAGAGCAGATGTTTCGACTACTCATGGCCAGCAAAAAGGATGATCCGGGTATAATTACAAAGTTGAAAGAGCAGCATTCTAAG GAGTTACAAGTACATGTGGACCAAATCACAGAAATGGCAGCAGTAATGCGCAAGGCAATTGATATTGATGAACAGCTGGGTTGCAAAGAGCAGGAACGTATTTTTCAACTTGAG CAGGAAAACAAAGGACTGAGAGAGATCTTGCAGATAACCAGGGAATCATTCCTGAATCTTAAAGAAGATGCATCAGAAAGTACATCCCTGTCTGTATTAGTAACAAACAGCGACTTAAGCTTGAGAAAGAGTTGA